AACAAAATAGGTTCTATCCTTAAATCAAAATTCATCACAAAAATgttcaaaacttcaaatataATCTATTTGAAAAGCTTTTAGAATAGACTTTTCCtgcatattaattttaatataaaatccaTAATtaagactatatatatatacaattacatttatagatttaaaataaattttattaaattataaactaaacGGGTTGCAATGTGCAAGGAAAATGAAAACTGTACCTTCCTCAGGAGTGGGACGGGAGTCCGGAACCAAAAGATGAATTTATGGTCTGCCCATGCCCGTCCACGGATATGGATAAGTCATAACTGTTTATTAAGATTTgtgagaaacaaaaaaagaaaatcattgtttATAAACTAGTTTAAGAAAAGCCAAAAATGGAAAAGCCTTGCTCTTTCAACCCCAATGACCTTGACTTCAGCATAagagaataattaaaaacaaattaagctAATTTGCAAGTTGTGCAATTTATCCTAGTCCATTGGCCGGCCAGCTCCAACTAATATACACGTCCAACAATACATacgaagaaacaaaaaagagtaACAAGCTATACCAAGTCAATAAATTATTGGATGACAATTTGCAGATTAAATTATCTATTGGATGTGTAGTCAATTAATATACCATTAGTTAATTCTAGTTAGCCTCTTGACTTTTATTATCTATGAAGAAAGTCTTGATTCTTGACATTTTTTCACGTCTCAAAGACTGATGTTCGTATATAGCGCAGAAAGGCCAACCGCACTTGGGAGACTACAAAGAAAATCACGAGTTTATCACAGTACAGAGACTGTTTTGCATTGTCTCATTATGTTTCTCTGTACCTCTGCAGCCAAAATATGCATATCCATATTCTCACAGTACATGTCATGATTGACATATTGGTGAATTATTAGGAacgattaatttaattacaatgttAACACTCTGCATAAACCAAGAGACGAACTGAATAAAATGTGCCTCACTTGTGAAAAAAAGGATTGTTCtgtttttcctttgatttgtaCCCATTCGTGTCTGCTCAAGCAGTAGAAATAAACTTGTCCAACTAGAGTCTAGACCCACAAATATCATGCAAGTGCCTAATCAAATAGCAGGCCGTAATACTAAAACGTGTAGACACTCTGAACCCAACAAACCACAAAGCATAGCTTATTTGCGACGTCTTTGGGTTATGTGCGTTATGTCTGGGTTGCCTTTCCTCATCATGGCTACAAACTCATCATAGTTAATTCTTCCATCCTGCAAGAAATTTGAGAATTAATATTGCAAAGGATAATTAAACACTACAAACATCTACAACTTGGCACTAGGATAACCAACAATGAGAGAACTAGGATGAGACCCCATGAGATGATACGGCttatcaagttaaaaaaaatacaagtaaagTTCTAGGCCTGGATCCTGTTTAGATAAATTTCTCCTTAAACACTTctaagagaaagaaaacaaaaagattaaaaaaaaattgagcttcTCCTCaagctaaaatcaatttatgtacCTTAACTTTTAGAGAAGTTATCTGAAAAGAACTTTCACAAAAGTtaagtgcataagttgattttaacttcaATTCATTTAACCttgttttcttctcctatatGTGCTTATAGAAACAGTTATCAAAACAGGACATGCTCTATTTACTTTATGAAACAAGAGAGCAGCATTACCCAACAATATAATTAGCGCATTTTCTAGAATGACATTAATGTTTACAAGGgactaagcaaaaaaaaaaaatatatatatatatatatagagagagagatataaaggaacaaaaaaataggtaaaaggAAAGTAACTACATTGTCTGTATCAACTTCAGCAATGATCTCCTTTATTGTTTTCTCATCACccatattatatttcttaaggGCAGATTCCAACTCTTCCattgtgatgtacctaaacggAAGCAACAAGAAGAAAACTAACACAAAAATCAGTAAGGTGATAATGTTGCTAAactataaattatcaataacaaataaatgagATTACCCGCTCTTATCATTGTCAAAATATTCAAAGGCTTTATATAGGTGATCCTCTCTTTCCATTCTATTCATGTGCATGGTAGCAGTTATAAATTCAATGTAATCAATGGTTCCATTTCCATCTACATCAGCCTGAGAACCAAATAATTGTCATCATATAGTTTATGAAAGACCATGATTAAAATCAATAAGTGGAAACCTAGTAATCACAATATCATGTAGCCATAAGGATACTATCCATCTTGGCATCTCCTTTCCCCGCAATTGTTGCACACAGCACAATGATACATAAAGCATCAAGTTCTTTATAAGTGCAAAACAAGACTTGGATGCTAATGATTATCAACAAGACAGGAGATGAGATTGCAAAGAAAGAATTAAATTGTATATATGGATATACAAGGGCTCAAAGAGATACTTAGCTATAGGAAGCAAACTCCATTAGTTTAGCATCACTTCATCATAAGTGCAAACCTCGGTTTTGGATACAGATACTAATAAACAAAGACAGGATGAGCTTGCAGAGAATGAGTTTAACGGTATTTGACACACATATAAACTTAGCTATGGGGAGCCCAACTCCAGTAGTTAAGTGATGTGGCCCCAAAGCCCAAGATCACTAAGGTGTATGTAATGAGAGGCAAAAGGTGCATTCTGGCTAGGAGAGACTAGGCACTAACAAATGAGAGTAAATCTTTTGAAAGAAACACTGGACAAAAATACAaccataaaaagaaaacaataacctTACCGCTTCCATCAACTGCCTAACTTCAGATTCGGAAAGTTTAGTACCCAATTTTGGGAGACCAGCTTTCAACTCTTCGAATGTGATTGTTCCACTGTTATCTGTGTCCATGGATTTGAACATTTCTTTCAAGCCAATAATTTCTTCTTCAGAAAGGTTTTCAGCAATAACCtgtattgaaataaattaataaaatacttttcaTAAGTCATTTAGTCAGGATATTGGATACAGAAGCTGTGTATGAAACCAAATCATTCAAGACAAGTTGATCTTATTACGAAACTAAATAATATGCTGCTTCCATTACATGATATTGTGCATGACTCATGTTATGGATGGCGGACAGATGCTACCCCAACTGTTGTTGGGTTACGATGACATGGGTTCGAGGGTGTGGGGGCTTCGCACCCCACAATATGGTACAGGGTGATTTGGTAGTATTGTATAGTAGGTTTaaggtttattattattacaatgtAACCCTTgattaataagaaaagaaactgCCGCTCTGCTCCCAAGGACATAGACACAGTTACCTTCCGTTGCTAACACATTAGAAGGTTACATTGACAAATGAGTAGACGGATATTAACATCAGCAAAAGCAACTATCCTTTGATCCAGTCGGCTATGAATGCCTTCTTcacatttattcatttatatagTGGAGTTTGCAGATATTTTACCAAAAGCTTGATTATGATGTTCATGATgataaaacttaaaagataatttacctTCAGAGCTACTTTTTTTAGCTTGTTCATTGCTCGGAATTGTTTCATTCTGGTTAAAACAGCAATATCAAGAGGCTTATCAGGTGCATCTCCATCCACTCTCATCCAGGGATGATCTGCACCATATATAAGATATAGTAATGTTATTATGACTgactaattcaaataaataaattgccaagagttataGTTAAATGTTCTTATGATGGGTTAGTGCTTTAGAAGAAGTGGCAATCACttggaaactaaaaaattaatcagaGTACACTCCTGCATACTACTCTTTTAAGTACATAGTTATCATATATCAAAGGGGTGTAACAAGGGACAAAACAAGAGCACATTATACATGAGGTTAGAAGAAAATCTGAAGTTCAGGAATTTGTAGAAAGAATAGTTGGGTCTTGACCtacatttcatttcttttttggtttttttcttgGGAGGGGGTTGAAGTGTTTTAtatgtgacaattatttttcattctttttcattttactgAATGAATCACACTATTCCAATGTCCTTAACAATATCACAGATCTATCAAATGACAACTATTTTGAATATCCATATCCTATTTCTTGTCTGTTATCTCAGCCTCACTGAATCATAGTGTAATGCCCATCCTACAGGTTCAGAACCTCTCTAGGAGGTTAAACTGTGGCAGACTCTTCTCCTCATTGTCagcatgtttaaaataaaatataaaccacATTTggcataaaaatgaaacaatttatgTTCATGAGTAGAATTTAACTTACTAAGTACTTCAACCGCTGAAAGTCGCTCTTTAGGGTCAGCTCGTAGCATCTTCTTGACCAGATCTTTGGCACTACTTGATATGGAAGGCCAAGGATCTGATGCAAAATCAATATGTCCACGAAGAATAGCATCAAAGATACCCTGTTCATTTTCTTCACATAAAAGATTAACAAACAAAGTGAAAAACATTGGAAAGGTTCAAAACTGTATATATCAAGgtacaagaaaagaaaacttcCACAGTAAAGCACCAACATGATCCTATTGAAGCTCAAAACAAAGCAGAAGGTTCAAACAGTTGTGATAGATGTTATACAAGGATGAAGCCATCTGCCTTCACTTAACAACCTAAGCTTTCTGGACAGTTAATTCATGAAACCAATAAACAAGTTTACAAGTTACAACCATTAACATCATAAATTCCATGCAAGATATATCTCATTCTCATTACCTATGTTGCATTGATATGGTTGATATGGGTACAGTAACAGCACGTGATACAGACACAGGTATGTGATAtgacaatatttaaaaattgacaCGTAAGTTTTTCTGAGTTTACGAGTTCACAGGCACGTTTCAAGTTAACTCGTTAACAAACTCTCTTTTTGGTAGACTTGGAATAGACTTGGTAAACTCGCGAGTTTAAGTTTGAGTTTGCTGGATTAAGAAATTTAACCCAAAATGTTCATGTAATGTACTGCATTTTATTGATTCTTTAAGTGGCATTGGtccttttaaagttattttaagtGTTATCATTTTAAGAAGTTTAAGAAGTTATGTTTTGTTATTGTGTGAACTtattatgtatgttttatttggTGCAGTTTGAACTTATCATAGTGATATTCTACTAGACTTAGTTATTCTAGGATTGTGGAATTTGTGATTTAGTACTATTATGCTTTATTATGGTGTTGAGATGATTAAttggtatgttatttataggTACGAGTCTACAAGTCGAGTTTACGGAGCTCCCATGAGTCTACGTAGACTCTCATGTTTGATAACATAGCAGGTAGGTTAACATAATTATTAACACAcataaatttcaaaacataacaacataaatagaatatataGATTGTTGTGAACACATTtataacaaaagaataaaaattaaactcatctCACAGCTAAGAATGGATTTGATTGAGGGGGGAGGGGGGTCCCAagttttaactaaaaaatatcattccTTTTCAAGAAGTAATGATTTGCTAGTAGACAAGGTAAACCTAGCCATACCTCAAACCATACCTATTCTgcccatttaaaaaaatagtaattttgatAAATGCTTAGGCATACTCAACACGTGTCCATGGTATTGAACTACCATGTGTATGTTATCTTGATCAATCTTCCCATGACACAACCGAATTTTTcagtttatgaaaaataattaataaaactcgACTAGGTGTGACGTGGATATTGACTGGAACCATAGACACGTGGGTACTCCCAGATCATACAATAAATTCTTGTCCATATTCAGCTTCGTCTCAACTCACCAAAAGAAGTTCCCAGCTTatcaactttaaaaaataaaattgagggTCTAAATATTTACTAGTTAAAAAGGAAGGAGTTCTACCTGCCCAAAAAGGTGGAACACCAGAAAGTAGAATGTACAATATAACTCCAGCACTCCAAATATCAGCTTCAGGTCCATAACTTCTTCTCAGCACCTCAGGAGCAACATAGTAAGCACTCCCAACAAGGTCTCTAAACACATCCCCTGttctcaaaagtcaaaacccaACTCCCCAAGTCAACCAACCCTGTCACTTGATAAACTTCTCAACAATGAACAAacacttaaaatatatatatatattgtttggataaacttctaaTTTTCTTCTATCCTGAATAGGTAAATGTTTGTTGCTTAATTCATTTTGACTTTCTACTTCTTTTTATCCTCCTCCTCCAAGTACTAGTTCAAAAGTTGATCCACAGCGAGTAACTAACTAAGTAACTAACCTGGCTTAAAAAAGACGGAGAGGCCAAAATCTGTGGCCTTGAGGGGGGAATCATCGTTCTTGTTGAGCAACAAGAAATTCTCGGGCTTCAAGTCCCTATGCATGACTCCCATGGAGTGGCAGTTATGGACGACGGTGACGATCTGGCGGCAGGAGTTGGCGGCGGCGCGCTCGGAGTAGTGGCCCTTGGTGATGATGCGGTCGAAGAGCTCACCGCCGGCGCAGAGCTCCATGACGAGGTTGACGGAGTGGCGGTCCTCGTAGGCGCCCTTGAGCTCGACGATGTTGCGGTGGCCGGTGAGGTGGTGCATGATCTGGACCTCGCGGCGGATGTCGTCGATGTCGTCGCGGTTGACCAGCTTCCGCGTCGCGATTGACTTGCACGCGAACTGCTCCTTCGTGGCCTTGTGGGTCACCAGGTACGTCACGCCGAACTGCCCGCGCCCCAGCTCCCGCCCGAATATGTAAATGGACCGGACATCCTCCATGGGCCGGCCCAAAACCCGGCCCAgcgaggaggaggaggaggaggtcgGTGGGGGCTTGGGGAGTTGGGGTGAAGGGTTTGAGTTGGGAGGGAGGACGGTTATGCCGTTGTGGTGGGGATGGTCGTCGGAGTAGGTGGTGGGGGCTCCGGCCCCGCTGCTGCAGTTTCCCATGGACTAAGGTCAAAATAGGAGGAGAACGGTAGTCGGAGGAAGAGGTTGGTTCGTTGGTCTTGGTCAGAGGAAGACCAAGTGTGTCTGTGTCGGGTCTTAAAACGATGTGGCCGGCACAAGGACTAAAATGGACTTTGCTCCATAATTCTTAACTACTACTACTAATTAAAAGACATCTAATGTTAATTAAGTTAcatttaaagaaatataattttattttttttcatttttttactgtaatttttataaaaattcagTTCAAAAACTATCCAAAGTCACTTTTCTAAGAAGTTCAAACgcaaatattttagtttataaaaatatttttaacttcattcttgattagagataaaaaaaatgtttggttgttgttttttagagataaatttatttttaaaaatgtctttaattaaaatttaaaaaatatatttgtgtatTCGGGTGATAAAATTAtatccaaattatttttaatataaattttttaaacagtaatcactttaaatttaattttaatactcaaatttaattaaaaatattttttaagaaaacaaaatgtcGTCTACAcacggatttttttttttttttggaaagagtCGACACACATAATTAAAAAGCACTAAGAAAGAATgtgtttggaagaaaaaaaaatgtaggagataaattttgaattttcttaatAGAACTCGCATGTTTTAtacttcaatttaaaaattcaactcCTATTTTCATTCTCAGTAGACAAAACACACCTCGGAACACCATCTTACGTGTACTGTCCTAATGGAAGTCTCCATATCCGTGTCTTTGTAGTTATTGTAAGTAGCTTTGTTCGTTGATATATTTTGCATTTTTGAATTGGAAGAATCACAAACAAAGTCATTTCTGCTCACTGATTATATGCTAAATatagtttaataatttattttaacgaATGGTTTCTTAGATTTTcagtatttgataaaattagattttaatattaagttatcctcatttaatgcttttttttactataacaTTCATGAAATATTCACTGATAATTAATATTCATCAAAAGATCTAATAATGTAATTGACTACTTGtggttttttaattatatattttttcatctacaagaattttaaatattattttaagaaatcaaaCCCAATTTCATCCAACCAATAACTTGATCGTTAATGTCgttctttaattaatgttttatttaaaaatgattaaagataaaatttattatcttttatcaatgcattcttaaattatattattttttattttaaaattatgattatgtttGTTAAAAAAGAGTACgctttgtattttaatttatttttaagtaaacaaatttattaagaattattttcCTCTCTATAAGTCTTCATATCAtcaacaatttaaaatatttacaatcaattttaaatgtgaatgtttttaaaaagaatttctcCTCGTTTAGTCATGAAGTTTTTcgaataaaatatttagttttttttataatttatttattttaaattctttttcccaatttcaatttcattttaatttaattcaaaatttcaaatcttgatataacacattaaatttaaaatatattttatttttaaataaaataaattttaaattaaaattgttataattttaatcaaattataatttaattttaaaatcatgaatttttacatattatatCAACAAAAGTAATATATGTGAActgcaataatttattttcactatatttgtttttataattattttaatcaattttaaaagtcACATCTCCTTCATTTATTGATATTAAAATATCtagtattattttaaagttattttttgtttgtacatcttgtttaaattttataacatcTAAATGATACACAGAAAGTTCCTCAACGTAAGAAACCTAACAAACCATacgaagcaaaaaaaaaaaaaaaacctaacaaACCATTTATCAACTTTAAGGAGATTGACACTTTGTTTGTTTGcaccaaaattaaaaggaacaaataagagaagaacaaaaactttaatttttgtttcattccTTCATTTGGTTGTTGTGGCAGAGGACAGGAAAAGTAAGTTTTTGTGTGAAAGGAATTGTTCAttgtaaaatgattaaattgtctttattattttcaggtatttatattatttcaattgtaatttttttctttcgttTTATTTTCTATACATTTAGaactttttttcattcattttcttttctattaaaCACTTAGCTGACGTACATTTTccttgtttcttgttttctgtttttattttcaatcaaaatagaaaatgggattgaaaatgtttttcaatttatgtccaatttttttttaaaaaaaaagcaggAAGTTGTTTCCAGCTTTCCTTTGTAAAATTTTGCAAAAAtcttgtaaatataataaaaaacttCAACCTCCTTTTATTTATGTCACCGTGGTCGATCCCACTCAAACTTTCATGAACCTGAGTTGGATCAACCTCTCCTTACAACTTCATGCTTCAGCGCTCTTAGTATGAGTGAGGAAGTCTCTCTTCCAATTGTTGGGGTTGTGATTCATTTTCTGGTGGTCGTCACTACATGCAACACTGTCTCTTCCAATTACTCCTAGCATATCTGATGGAGGCTAAGGCTCATATTAAAACAAACACTTTTTCAACATGTTCCTTttctgaaaacaaaaaataaaaagcaaaagcaaacatatttttcaatttatgaaaattgaaaatgttttctccAACCAAACACCTCGTTAGCCTCTGTTTAGAAACAGAGtatcacaaaagaaaaatgaaagaagtgaaaaacatgtttttgaTATGCTTTCTAATTCTATCCTTTGGGGCTGCAATGAACTAAGAGCTTTAACGCTGAAACTAATGCATTCGGGTCATTAATTGGCAACTCATATTTAGTTATCATTATTGATTTGTCATTCAGTGTTAGAAACTCAATTTGAGgttcttatttttttgataGCAAGTGACACCCAGCCTCTTACTATCCCTCATTTTCTTCCCTTTCATGTGAGCCCAATCTTCTCCCCCTCTCTCATTTTCCATGGAGAGATCTATACGACAGCCTTAGAAGCGGTACTCTCAATGCttattattttctcatttatCAACTATCTCTGAGATgtagaaaaattctttttatctttgataACCCAGTTCTTGGGATTCTTCTATGAGATCGAGTTTTTCATGGTGAAAGACAACCCAAAAATTTTGTATTCTCGTctctttattatttaatattaatattttaacttatCTATGATTTAATAAAACATCTATTAtcctaaaaaacatttattttctatttttattctcttattcatatcattttttttatttaaagatatttgtcattttataaaTACTTCTCTTTAGTGTATAATGATGACATTGATGTCATGCATACTACTACCTAAATCCCCCTTTTTTCTTAGTTCTGGTGGGAATGTTTCTTCGTTCCTTACCTTTCCCTCTcgccattttcttttatttcctctCATACCAAACTGCCAAACgattatcacattttttttttacttcttttctctttttctcgcaatgcttttatttttctttttttcataaaataaaatattaaaaaatcatctcacttctcactctttttctttccttttattttcattctcaaACCAAACCGGCAAACGGTGTAAAggagaaaaacagaaaaaactGCTATCGATACAATTGCCAAATGGTACAATCTCAGACCGGTGGCCTGTAAAACTCGAGAGGGTAGCCATGTATTGAATTCAAAACAAGTACTATTATAACAAATACAATCTCAGTgaagttttattattaaatagaatACATGGCACACTGACGACAACCTTACACTACAGGTAGCAAACCTGTATTCACAAACTGCTAAACGTTTCATCAGATGTAATATTTACAGAGGGAGGAAGAATGGTAAAAGAACATCACCAACTACCTAATCAAAGTACAATTTTCCTACCTTGATACCCCCTCCACCACCAGATTGCCAAACGATTTGGATATTCTCTCAACTCAATTTCAACTGATGACAGAATAACTCAATTCGTCAACAACCTAACGTAGAATGGAGTAATAATGTAACATGCtgataaaatttgttaactACGGAGACCATAACAATGAAAACTAGATTTAAATCCAACTCTGGGGCATGGGGTAACCTTTGATTGGTTCAGATGGATCACTAACTAGACCTCTCCCGCTGCTTGAGCCACGGCTAGAACTCCCCGTTAGCATTGCCATCAGACTACCACCATGCACCCTGCCTTCAGGAACAACAACTGACATTGGCAAGTGACCACCTTCCTTAACCGAGACATGAGCAGTTGCAGCTTCCAACTGCTCGAAGTCAGAACAGGTTGCAGCAGCGCCTAGGCTACTCCCTATTTTCATCATATTTACATCCATGTTTTTGTCAATGAGTACCTGCTTTAGTTCATCTGCTTTACTGGAATGAGGATCCTGAACAACAGATCCCAGTGAGATGCCTCCATGAACCCTCTTGTCATGCACTAGCCCACTATGAAGTGCACACAGACCTGTTTTCCCCCTTGCAAATGAATTGCAAGGACCATCCTGTTGGATGCCATATTCTGAACCAGGATGGCCCCAAGAGCATCTCTTGCCTCCCCCATGTGCTTTGCAAAAGTCAGTGCTGCCTTGTGCACTCTTTCCACAGCCTTCGAACTTACATCTCTTGCCTCCCCCATGGCGGACACAATGATCAGTCCTTCCTCTAGCACTCTTTGTGCAGCCTGGTACAGCACACCTCTTTCCACCCCCATGTGCCACACAGAAGTTGGTACCTCCATGCACACTTTTAGTGCATACTCCACCACCCTGGTATGTACAGCGTTTTCCCCCTCCATGGCCCTTGCAATATGGGGTGCTCCCCTCAGCACCTTTGGTGCACCCTGGTGCAGTACACCGTTTTCCCCCACCATGTGCTTTGCAAAACATTGTGCTCCCCTGTGCCCCTTTTGTACATCCAGGAACTTGGCATCGACGCCCTCCACCATGTGAGATGCAAAGGCCTGATAGGCCTTCCGCACTCTTGGTACAATTTTCTCTCTGGCATCTCTTGCCCCCACCATGCCGGATGCATAATCCAGATTTCCCTCTGGCAGCCCGGGTACAACCTTCATGACTGCATCTCCGGCCACCACCATGGGCAATACAGAAATCTGTACGTCCTTCTGCACTCTTTGTGCAACCAAGGAATTCACATCGCCTGCCACCTCCATGTGCCTTGCAGTACACTGTACGACCCTCGGCTCCTTTGTGGCAACCAGGTTTCTGACACCTCCTACCCCCACCATGAGATATACAACGTCCAGAAGCACCTCTGGCACCCTTCCCACATCCCTCCACTTGACATGTTTTAGAATTACCGGGGCGATGTAGTGGCTGTTGCTGCTGTGTAAGCCCAGAAGTGCAGGTGACTGAACTTTTTGGTCCGGTTGACGAGAGGTCCACAACAATGGGACTATGATCAAACTGCTTCGATGACTgacttaaaagaaaattagtacCTGTATTTGATGACATCTTAGAAGATGGCAAAACAATCCCTGGCTGCCAGCTACATGAAGTTGATCCCTCATCTGTATTTTGTGTCCCACTGAATGTTAATGGTATCTCCATATTCAATTGAAGAGGTGATGGATTTAGATGTACGCTTGTAATATCCGACTCACAGGGCCCAGTGGAAAGGCTTAACTCCAAATCAAATTTTGGTTGCAGCTCCAATGTCTTCAAATTTGAATTAACAGGTTTCTTATGGCTTTGTACCTTCTCAGAGCcaagatgaagaaaaaagtcCAGTTCAATATCCATAGATGATTCCTCATCAATATCTTTGGCTGAAGACATAGCAGTGCAAGCAGCAGCTGAACTCCCCTTGCTGTCTGAGGAACTGCTTGAACGCCCAAGCCCAAGTGACAAAGAAGAGTCAACTCTTTGACCCATACATCCATCAATTAAATCCCACTTCCTTTTT
This genomic interval from Glycine max cultivar Williams 82 chromosome 5, Glycine_max_v4.0, whole genome shotgun sequence contains the following:
- the LOC100777096 gene encoding calcium-dependent protein kinase 1, whose amino-acid sequence is MGNCSSGAGAPTTYSDDHPHHNGITVLPPNSNPSPQLPKPPPTSSSSSSLGRVLGRPMEDVRSIYIFGRELGRGQFGVTYLVTHKATKEQFACKSIATRKLVNRDDIDDIRREVQIMHHLTGHRNIVELKGAYEDRHSVNLVMELCAGGELFDRIITKGHYSERAAANSCRQIVTVVHNCHSMGVMHRDLKPENFLLLNKNDDSPLKATDFGLSVFFKPGDVFRDLVGSAYYVAPEVLRRSYGPEADIWSAGVILYILLSGVPPFWAENEQGIFDAILRGHIDFASDPWPSISSSAKDLVKKMLRADPKERLSAVEVLNHPWMRVDGDAPDKPLDIAVLTRMKQFRAMNKLKKVALKVIAENLSEEEIIGLKEMFKSMDTDNSGTITFEELKAGLPKLGTKLSESEVRQLMEAADVDGNGTIDYIEFITATMHMNRMEREDHLYKAFEYFDNDKSGYITMEELESALKKYNMGDEKTIKEIIAEVDTDNDGRINYDEFVAMMRKGNPDITHITQRRRK
- the LOC100776565 gene encoding uncharacterized protein — its product is MDARFKNFLGFAANHSANAFKILGSSMQIEGRGADYHGTDTILRLDSPGSSIPTSVPSSKGTKRKWDLIDGCMGQRVDSSLSLGLGRSSSSSDSKGSSAAACTAMSSAKDIDEESSMDIELDFFLHLGSEKVQSHKKPVNSNLKTLELQPKFDLELSLSTGPCESDITSVHLNPSPLQLNMEIPLTFSGTQNTDEGSTSCSWQPGIVLPSSKMSSNTGTNFLLSQSSKQFDHSPIVVDLSSTGPKSSVTCTSGLTQQQQPLHRPGNSKTCQVEGCGKGARGASGRCISHGGGRRCQKPGCHKGAEGRTVYCKAHGGGRRCEFLGCTKSAEGRTDFCIAHGGGRRCSHEGCTRAARGKSGLCIRHGGGKRCQRENCTKSAEGLSGLCISHGGGRRCQVPGCTKGAQGSTMFCKAHGGGKRCTAPGCTKGAEGSTPYCKGHGGGKRCTYQGGGVCTKSVHGGTNFCVAHGGGKRCAVPGCTKSARGRTDHCVRHGGGKRCKFEGCGKSAQGSTDFCKAHGGGKRCSWGHPGSEYGIQQDGPCNSFARGKTGLCALHSGLVHDKRVHGGISLGSVVQDPHSSKADELKQVLIDKNMDVNMMKIGSSLGAAATCSDFEQLEAATAHVSVKEGGHLPMSVVVPEGRVHGGSLMAMLTGSSSRGSSSGRGLVSDPSEPIKGYPMPQSWI